One Pseudomonas tolaasii NCPPB 2192 genomic window carries:
- a CDS encoding substrate-binding periplasmic protein, whose protein sequence is MPRFSRAVALIVALLLAQPAFAQRLRLVADAWPPFTDSTLVNGGLATDIVTTALARAGYASDFEQVPWARALMGVGDGRYDVLVNAWYDESRTQLGQFSGEYLLNRVRFIKRRDDPIDYTNLEQLHDESIAVVRGYAYSAPFDQDTLLNKVPVHNFAMAVRMLAAQRVRLTLEDEYVARYYLARESPRVRNSVEFLGKPLSENSLHILVSLKNPEHERIVASFDREIARMKADGSYARLMKAHGM, encoded by the coding sequence ATGCCGCGATTTTCTCGTGCCGTTGCTTTGATCGTAGCGTTATTGCTGGCCCAGCCTGCCTTTGCACAACGCCTGCGGCTGGTCGCGGATGCATGGCCGCCCTTTACCGACTCCACACTGGTCAATGGCGGGCTGGCCACCGATATCGTGACTACGGCGCTGGCCCGCGCGGGCTATGCCAGCGATTTCGAGCAGGTGCCCTGGGCGCGCGCGTTGATGGGCGTGGGCGATGGTCGCTACGATGTGCTGGTCAACGCGTGGTACGACGAATCACGCACGCAGTTGGGGCAATTTTCCGGCGAGTACTTGCTCAACCGCGTGCGTTTTATCAAGCGCCGTGACGACCCCATCGACTACACAAACCTTGAACAGCTGCACGACGAATCCATTGCCGTGGTGCGCGGCTATGCCTATTCGGCGCCTTTTGACCAGGACACGCTGCTGAATAAAGTACCGGTGCATAACTTCGCCATGGCCGTGCGCATGCTCGCGGCGCAGCGTGTGCGGCTGACCCTTGAAGATGAGTATGTCGCCCGCTATTACCTGGCGCGTGAGTCGCCCAGGGTGCGCAACTCGGTGGAGTTTCTGGGCAAGCCGTTGAGCGAGAACAGCCTGCATATTCTGGTCAGTCTGAAGAACCCCGAGCATGAGCGAATTGTCGCCAGCTTCGATCGGGAAATTGCCAGGATGAAGGCGGATGGCAGTTATGCGCGGTTGATGAAGGCGCATGGGATGTAG
- a CDS encoding GNAT family N-acetyltransferase gives MTVDWVCKHHNDLGKEQLYAILRLRNEVFVVEQKCVYQDLDGQDLSSDTHHLMAWHNDELVAYLRLLDPETQGGDVVIGRVIVAPVARGTGLGHQMMEEALKRIEDIWPQTPIFLSAQAHLQGYYGQYGFGVAGEEYLEDDIPHIGMRRA, from the coding sequence ATGACGGTCGACTGGGTCTGCAAACATCACAATGACTTGGGCAAAGAGCAGCTGTACGCGATTTTGCGCCTACGCAACGAGGTTTTCGTCGTCGAGCAGAAATGCGTGTACCAGGACCTCGACGGGCAGGACCTGTCGAGCGACACCCATCACCTGATGGCCTGGCACAACGACGAACTGGTGGCCTACCTGCGCCTGCTGGACCCGGAAACCCAGGGCGGCGACGTAGTGATTGGCCGGGTGATCGTGGCGCCGGTGGCGCGTGGTACCGGGCTGGGGCATCAGATGATGGAAGAAGCGCTCAAGCGCATCGAGGATATCTGGCCGCAGACTCCGATTTTTCTGTCAGCCCAGGCGCACTTGCAGGGCTATTACGGGCAGTACGGGTTTGGGGTGGCGGGTGAGGAATACCTGGAGGATGACATTCCACATATTGGTATGCGTCGGGCCTGA
- a CDS encoding winged helix-turn-helix domain-containing protein, giving the protein MEVSKTKSSFYRRLYVAYLIDSQQASSVPALTDVTGMPRRTAQDTIAALADLDIVCEFEQEDGARNHAGHYRIRSWGAIDRRWIEANLLVIKQVLGYP; this is encoded by the coding sequence ATGGAAGTGAGCAAGACCAAAAGCAGTTTTTACCGCCGTCTGTATGTGGCGTATTTGATCGACAGCCAGCAGGCCAGCAGCGTCCCGGCGCTGACCGACGTCACCGGCATGCCACGACGCACGGCGCAGGACACGATTGCGGCGCTGGCGGATCTGGATATCGTGTGTGAGTTTGAGCAGGAAGACGGTGCCCGCAACCACGCGGGGCATTATCGGATTCGCAGTTGGGGGGCGATTGATCGGCGGTGGATCGAGGCGAATCTGCTGGTGATCAAGCAGGTGTTGGGCTATCCCTGA
- a CDS encoding M48 family metallopeptidase has protein sequence MTTLKYLQAYPAALQEQVRQLIAKDQLGAYLEQRYPERHGVQSDKALYSYALALKQEHLRNAPAIDKVLFDNRLDLTHRALGLHTTISRVQGGNLKAKKEIRIASLFKEAAPEFLRMIVVHELAHFKESDHNKAFYKLCEYMMPGYHQVEFDLRVYLTYRDLQCKP, from the coding sequence ATGACCACGCTGAAATACCTCCAGGCCTATCCCGCCGCGCTTCAGGAGCAAGTGCGCCAATTGATCGCCAAAGACCAGTTGGGCGCTTACCTGGAACAACGTTACCCCGAGCGCCACGGGGTGCAGAGCGACAAGGCCTTGTACAGCTACGCCCTGGCCTTGAAGCAGGAACACCTGCGCAACGCGCCGGCCATCGACAAGGTACTGTTCGACAACCGCCTGGACCTGACCCATCGCGCCCTGGGCCTGCACACCACGATTTCGCGGGTGCAGGGCGGCAACCTCAAAGCCAAGAAAGAGATTCGCATCGCCTCATTGTTCAAGGAGGCGGCGCCGGAGTTTTTGCGCATGATCGTGGTGCACGAGCTGGCGCACTTCAAGGAATCGGACCACAACAAGGCCTTCTACAAACTCTGCGAATACATGATGCCGGGCTACCACCAGGTGGAATTCGACCTGCGGGTGTACCTCACGTACCGCGATTTGCAGTGCAAGCCCTAA
- a CDS encoding putative bifunctional diguanylate cyclase/phosphodiesterase: MDGAPHHGDGSSVLLVVDDYPENLISMRALLQREDWRVITAASGLEALELLLAHEVDLVLLDVRMPGMDGFEVARLMRGSQRTRMTPIIFLTANAQSPAAVQEGYASGAVDYLFKPFDPNILKPKVQALLEHQRNRRALQRLSHDLESARAFNASVLDNAAEGILVVGEGSVIEYANPAISRLLNATMAELQGESFLSFLQKPHVPAWLSFPMYEAYRKGETWRQHDAILRTGRGQQVPVALSSAPLPAEQKAMVVTVLDMSEVRHLHQQLEFQAVTDPLTGLLNRRGFHQAVENTLLRSERNEQSLVLLYLDLDGFKRVNDSLGHDAGDRVLRWVSEQMQACLRSYDILGRMGGDEFTALLELEFPEQAAKISEKLIERVSVCQQVDGLEVMLGVSIGIATFPDCGSDLNGLLRAADIAMYEAKRAGRQQYRYYDQEMNGRARSRLMLEDSVRTAIQNKDFTLVYQPQVSLEDGRLRGVEALLRWQHPSVGDVPPGLFLPLLEEARLISQLSTWIYQQAAAQRQAWKANFEEELVLSVSLSSSQFNMPNLATQLQQVLERHGLHGRQLEVEIGEDCLMSNLEESAKQLKLLRQIGIRIALDDFGCGQCSLAHLRDLAFDTLKLDPQLVARLPGSAKDAAMARSIIQLCGHFDVLVIAEGVETQEQTRWLKANGCSFVQGPWAAQPLMADEMLAWSHPRLL; the protein is encoded by the coding sequence ATGGATGGCGCCCCACACCACGGCGATGGCAGTTCGGTTCTTTTGGTGGTTGATGACTACCCGGAAAACCTGATTAGCATGCGCGCGCTTCTGCAGCGGGAAGACTGGCGGGTGATCACCGCCGCTTCCGGGCTGGAAGCCCTGGAATTACTGCTGGCCCACGAAGTCGACCTGGTGCTGCTGGATGTACGCATGCCCGGCATGGACGGTTTTGAAGTGGCGCGCCTGATGCGCGGCAGCCAGCGCACACGCATGACCCCGATTATCTTTCTCACGGCCAATGCCCAATCGCCCGCCGCCGTGCAGGAAGGCTACGCCAGCGGCGCCGTCGATTACCTGTTCAAGCCGTTTGACCCCAATATCCTCAAGCCCAAGGTCCAGGCGTTGCTGGAGCACCAGCGCAATCGCCGGGCTTTGCAGCGCCTGAGCCATGACCTGGAATCCGCCCGCGCCTTCAATGCGTCGGTGCTGGACAACGCCGCCGAAGGGATTTTGGTGGTGGGCGAGGGCAGTGTGATCGAGTACGCCAACCCGGCTATTTCGCGGCTGCTCAATGCCACCATGGCCGAGTTGCAGGGCGAGAGTTTCCTGAGCTTCCTGCAAAAACCCCATGTGCCGGCCTGGCTGAGCTTTCCGATGTACGAGGCCTACCGCAAAGGGGAAACATGGCGCCAGCACGACGCCATTTTGCGCACCGGGCGTGGCCAGCAGGTGCCGGTGGCCTTGTCCAGCGCGCCCTTGCCCGCCGAGCAGAAGGCCATGGTGGTGACGGTGCTGGATATGTCCGAGGTGCGTCATCTGCATCAGCAACTGGAATTCCAGGCCGTGACGGACCCGCTAACCGGGCTGTTGAACCGGCGGGGTTTCCATCAGGCCGTGGAAAACACCTTGTTGCGCAGTGAGCGCAACGAGCAATCACTGGTGTTGCTGTACCTGGACCTCGATGGTTTCAAACGGGTCAACGACTCACTGGGCCATGACGCCGGCGACCGGGTGTTGCGCTGGGTCTCGGAGCAGATGCAGGCGTGTTTGCGCTCCTACGACATTCTCGGGCGCATGGGCGGCGACGAATTTACCGCACTGTTGGAGCTGGAATTTCCCGAGCAGGCGGCGAAGATTTCGGAAAAACTGATCGAACGGGTGTCGGTGTGCCAGCAGGTCGACGGCCTGGAAGTGATGCTCGGCGTGAGCATCGGCATCGCCACGTTCCCGGATTGCGGCTCCGATTTGAACGGCTTGCTGCGTGCAGCCGACATCGCCATGTACGAAGCCAAGCGCGCGGGGCGCCAGCAATATCGCTATTACGATCAGGAAATGAATGGCCGCGCGCGTTCGCGGCTGATGCTCGAAGACAGCGTGCGCACGGCAATCCAGAACAAGGATTTCACCCTGGTCTATCAGCCACAGGTCTCGCTGGAGGATGGGCGCTTGCGCGGCGTAGAGGCGCTGTTGCGCTGGCAGCACCCCAGTGTTGGCGATGTGCCGCCAGGGCTGTTTTTACCCTTGCTGGAAGAGGCACGGTTGATCAGCCAGTTGAGCACCTGGATCTACCAGCAGGCCGCCGCTCAGCGTCAGGCGTGGAAAGCCAATTTTGAAGAAGAACTGGTGTTGAGCGTGAGCCTGAGCAGCAGCCAGTTCAATATGCCCAACCTGGCCACTCAACTGCAGCAGGTGCTTGAGCGACATGGGTTGCACGGTCGGCAACTGGAGGTGGAAATCGGCGAAGACTGCCTGATGAGCAACCTTGAGGAGTCGGCCAAGCAGCTCAAGTTGCTGCGCCAGATCGGCATCCGCATTGCGCTGGATGACTTCGGTTGCGGCCAGTGTTCCCTGGCCCACCTGCGAGACCTGGCGTTCGACACACTCAAACTGGACCCGCAACTGGTCGCGCGTCTGCCTGGCTCGGCAAAGGATGCCGCAATGGCGCGCAGCATCATTCAACTGTGCGGGCATTTCGATGTGCTGGTGATTGCTGAAGGTGTGGAAACCCAGGAGCAGACACGCTGGCTCAAGGCCAATGGCTGTTCGTTTGTTCAGGGGCCGTGGGCGGCGCAGCCGTTGATGGCAGACGAGATGCTCGCGTGGTCGCACCCCCGTCTGCTTTGA
- a CDS encoding polysaccharide lyase family 7 protein gives MIDLSTWNLSIPVGSPPATINTPKLMSGFKDQYFQAEGSNVQFWTPVTGTRTENAIYPRSELRETYADGRLRNWAYPDADNFLRATLTVNQVPSTGKVVIGQIHAYDSQKPLIKLEYQFKEKTQTGNIVVKVRMHPDDGEGRVITVASNVPLEKSFTYVINLNKAGLLSVYAADGEWNERIGAAWGARQLYFKAGVYVQDNSGNSKEGARVTFAKLDIDHE, from the coding sequence ATGATCGACCTTTCCACCTGGAACCTGAGCATTCCCGTCGGCTCGCCGCCCGCGACCATCAACACGCCAAAATTGATGAGCGGCTTCAAGGACCAGTATTTCCAGGCCGAAGGCAGCAACGTGCAATTCTGGACCCCGGTGACCGGCACCCGCACCGAAAACGCCATCTACCCGCGCAGCGAACTGCGCGAAACCTACGCCGACGGGCGCCTGCGCAACTGGGCTTACCCCGACGCCGACAACTTTCTGCGCGCCACCCTGACCGTCAACCAGGTGCCCTCCACGGGCAAGGTCGTGATCGGACAGATTCACGCCTACGACAGCCAAAAACCCCTGATCAAACTCGAATACCAATTCAAGGAGAAGACCCAGACCGGCAACATCGTCGTCAAAGTCCGCATGCACCCGGATGACGGCGAAGGCCGCGTGATCACCGTGGCGTCCAATGTGCCGCTGGAAAAGAGCTTCACCTACGTGATCAACCTCAACAAGGCCGGGCTGCTCAGCGTGTATGCCGCCGATGGCGAATGGAACGAACGCATCGGCGCGGCGTGGGGCGCCCGGCAGCTGTATTTCAAGGCGGGGGTGTACGTGCAGGACAACAGCGGCAACAGCAAGGAAGGCGCGCGGGTGACGTTTGCCAAGCTCGATATTGATCATGAGTAA
- the fba gene encoding class II fructose-bisphosphate aldolase (catalyzes the reversible aldol condensation of dihydroxyacetonephosphate and glyceraldehyde 3-phosphate in the Calvin cycle, glycolysis, and/or gluconeogenesis) has protein sequence MALISMRQMLDHAAEFGYGVPAFNVNNLEQMRAIMEAADKTDSPVIVQASAGARKYAGAPFLRHLILAAIEEFPHIPVCMHQDHGTSPDVCQRSIQLGFSSVMMDGSLGEDGKTPTDYEYNVRVTQQTVAMAHACGVSVEGELGCLGSLETGMAGEEDGIGAEGVLDHSQMLTDPEEAADFVKKTQVDALAIAIGTSHGAYKFTKPPTGDVLAIDRIKEIHKRIPNTHLVMHGSSSVPQEWLAIINQYGGDIKETYGVPVEEIVEGIKYGVRKVNIDTDLRLASTGAMRRLMATNPSEFDPRKFFGATVTAMRDVCIARYEAFGTAGNASKIKPISLEAMYQRYLKGELNAKVN, from the coding sequence ATGGCACTTATCAGCATGCGTCAAATGCTGGACCACGCAGCCGAGTTCGGCTACGGCGTCCCAGCCTTTAACGTCAACAACCTTGAGCAGATGCGCGCCATCATGGAAGCCGCTGACAAGACCGACTCCCCCGTGATCGTCCAGGCTTCGGCCGGTGCCCGCAAATATGCCGGCGCGCCGTTCCTGCGTCACCTGATCCTCGCCGCCATCGAAGAATTCCCGCACATCCCGGTGTGCATGCACCAGGACCACGGCACCAGCCCTGACGTGTGCCAGCGTTCCATCCAACTGGGCTTCAGCTCGGTGATGATGGACGGCTCCCTTGGCGAAGACGGCAAGACTCCGACCGACTACGAGTACAACGTACGCGTGACCCAACAAACCGTGGCCATGGCTCACGCCTGCGGCGTGTCGGTTGAAGGCGAGCTGGGCTGCCTGGGTTCCCTGGAAACCGGCATGGCCGGCGAAGAAGACGGTATCGGCGCTGAAGGCGTGCTGGATCACAGCCAAATGCTGACCGACCCGGAAGAAGCCGCTGACTTCGTGAAAAAAACCCAAGTTGACGCCCTGGCTATCGCCATCGGCACCAGCCACGGCGCCTACAAGTTCACCAAGCCACCGACCGGCGACGTGCTGGCCATCGACCGCATCAAGGAAATCCACAAACGCATCCCGAACACCCACCTGGTGATGCACGGTTCTTCCTCGGTCCCGCAAGAGTGGCTGGCGATCATCAACCAGTACGGCGGCGACATCAAAGAAACCTACGGCGTACCGGTTGAAGAAATCGTCGAAGGCATCAAGTACGGCGTGCGCAAGGTCAACATCGACACTGACCTGCGTCTGGCGTCCACCGGCGCCATGCGTCGCCTGATGGCCACCAACCCGAGCGAATTCGACCCGCGTAAATTCTTCGGCGCCACCGTGACCGCCATGCGTGATGTGTGTATCGCTCGCTACGAAGCTTTCGGCACTGCCGGCAACGCTTCGAAGATCAAGCCGATCTCGCTGGAAGCGATGTACCAGCGTTACCTGAAAGGTGAGTTGAACGCCAAGGTGAACTAA
- a CDS encoding MliC family protein — MKGVFALAAAALLAGCSSMNMFNKAEPADKWTTWTCDSKAEVNWRFANQAKSEVDVRLGGSDQVYRLKQEVAASGVLYSDGQLAFHTKGEEGLVYWVATDDLIGRGCKAQ; from the coding sequence ATGAAAGGCGTTTTCGCCCTGGCAGCCGCGGCCCTGTTGGCCGGCTGCAGCAGCATGAACATGTTCAACAAGGCAGAGCCTGCCGACAAGTGGACCACCTGGACCTGCGACAGCAAGGCTGAGGTCAACTGGCGCTTTGCTAATCAGGCCAAATCCGAGGTGGATGTACGCCTCGGCGGTTCCGACCAGGTTTATCGCCTGAAGCAGGAAGTTGCCGCTTCGGGCGTGCTGTATAGCGACGGCCAATTGGCGTTTCACACAAAAGGTGAGGAAGGCCTGGTTTACTGGGTGGCCACAGACGATTTGATTGGGCGGGGCTGTAAAGCTCAATAG
- a CDS encoding phosphoglycerate kinase — protein sequence MTVLKMTDLDLQGKRVLIREDLNVPVKDGVVTSDARILASLPTIKLALEKGAAVMVCSHLGRPTEGEFSAENSLKPVADYLSKALGRDVPLVADYLGGVDVKAGDVVLFENVRFNKGEKKNSDELAQQYAALCDVFVMDAFGTAHRAEGSTHGVAKFAKVAAAGPLLAAELDALGKALGAPAQPMAAIVAGSKVSTKLDVLNSLSQICNQLIVGGGIANTFLAAAGHPVGKSLYEPDLLDTARAIAAKVSVPLPVDVVVAKEFAESAEATVKLIADVAADDMILDIGPQTAANFAELLKASRTILWNGPVGVFEFDQFGNGTKVLAKAIAESSAFSIAGGGDTLAAIDKYGVAEQISYISTGGGAFLEFVEGKVLPAVEVLETRAKG from the coding sequence ATGACCGTGTTGAAGATGACCGACCTCGATCTGCAAGGTAAGCGCGTACTGATCCGCGAAGACCTCAACGTCCCAGTCAAGGACGGTGTTGTCACCAGCGATGCGCGAATCCTGGCCTCGCTGCCGACCATCAAGCTGGCCCTGGAAAAAGGCGCGGCCGTGATGGTCTGCTCCCACCTGGGTCGCCCGACCGAAGGTGAGTTCTCCGCCGAAAACAGCCTCAAGCCCGTAGCCGACTACCTCAGCAAAGCCCTGGGCCGTGACGTGCCGCTGGTGGCTGACTATCTGGGCGGCGTTGACGTGAAAGCCGGCGACGTCGTGCTGTTCGAAAACGTGCGCTTCAACAAGGGCGAGAAAAAGAACAGCGACGAACTGGCCCAGCAATACGCTGCGCTGTGCGACGTGTTCGTGATGGACGCCTTCGGCACCGCCCACCGCGCTGAAGGCTCGACCCACGGCGTGGCCAAATTCGCCAAGGTTGCTGCGGCTGGCCCGTTGCTGGCGGCTGAGCTGGATGCACTGGGCAAGGCGCTGGGCGCTCCAGCCCAACCGATGGCAGCCATCGTGGCCGGCTCCAAGGTATCCACCAAGCTGGACGTGCTCAACAGCCTGAGCCAGATCTGCAATCAGTTGATCGTCGGCGGCGGCATCGCCAACACCTTCCTGGCTGCAGCCGGTCACCCGGTGGGCAAGTCCCTGTACGAGCCGGACCTGCTCGACACCGCCCGCGCCATCGCCGCCAAAGTCAGCGTGCCGCTGCCGGTAGACGTGGTGGTTGCCAAGGAATTTGCCGAAAGCGCCGAAGCCACCGTCAAGCTGATCGCCGATGTGGCGGCCGACGACATGATTCTGGACATCGGCCCGCAAACCGCAGCCAACTTCGCCGAACTGCTGAAAGCCTCCCGGACCATCCTGTGGAACGGCCCGGTGGGCGTGTTTGAGTTCGACCAGTTCGGCAACGGCACCAAAGTACTGGCCAAAGCGATCGCAGAAAGCTCGGCGTTCTCCATTGCCGGCGGTGGCGACACCCTGGCCGCCATCGATAAATATGGCGTTGCCGAGCAAATCTCCTACATTTCTACCGGTGGCGGCGCATTCCTGGAGTTCGTCGAAGGCAAAGTCCTGCCAGCCGTTGAAGTGTTGGAAACCCGAGCCAAAGGCTAA
- the epd gene encoding erythrose-4-phosphate dehydrogenase: MPQPRPYKVALNGYGRIGRCVLRALFERGAAAGFEIVAINDLADMASIEYLTRFDSTHGRFPGEVRVEGDCLHINGNCVQVLRSATPEGIDWKALGVDLVLECSGVYHTRADGQRFLDAGAPRVLFSQPMASEADVDATIVYGINQDCLTGDELLVSNASCTTNCSVPLLRLLDQAIGLDYVSITTIHSAMNDQPVIDAYHHEDLRRTRSAFQSVIPVSTGLARGIERLLPELAGRIQAKAVRVPTVNVSCLDITMQTVSDTDATEVNRILRDAATRGPLKGLLAYTELPHASCDFNHDPHSAIVDASQTRVSGPRLVNILAWFDNEWGFANRMLDVAEHYLHIASKQPQQ; encoded by the coding sequence ATGCCTCAACCGCGTCCCTACAAAGTTGCACTCAACGGCTACGGCCGCATTGGTCGTTGCGTCTTGCGTGCTCTGTTCGAGCGAGGGGCGGCGGCCGGGTTTGAAATTGTCGCGATCAATGATCTGGCCGACATGGCCAGCATCGAATACCTGACACGCTTCGACTCCACCCACGGCCGCTTCCCCGGCGAAGTGCGGGTTGAGGGCGATTGTCTGCACATTAATGGCAACTGCGTGCAGGTCTTGCGCAGTGCCACCCCCGAAGGCATCGACTGGAAAGCGCTGGGCGTCGACCTGGTGCTGGAATGTTCCGGTGTCTACCACACCCGTGCCGATGGCCAGCGTTTTCTCGACGCCGGCGCGCCGCGTGTGCTGTTTTCCCAGCCGATGGCCAGCGAGGCGGATGTCGACGCCACCATCGTCTACGGCATCAACCAGGATTGCCTGACCGGCGATGAGCTGCTGGTGTCCAACGCCTCCTGCACCACCAACTGCAGCGTGCCGCTCTTGCGCCTGCTGGATCAGGCGATTGGCCTGGATTATGTGTCGATCACCACGATCCACTCGGCGATGAACGATCAGCCGGTGATCGACGCCTATCACCACGAAGACCTGCGCCGCACGCGTTCGGCGTTTCAGTCAGTGATTCCGGTGTCCACCGGCCTGGCGCGCGGCATTGAACGGCTTTTGCCGGAACTTGCCGGGCGAATCCAGGCCAAAGCCGTAAGGGTGCCGACGGTGAACGTGTCTTGCCTGGACATCACTATGCAGACCGTCAGCGACACCGACGCGACGGAGGTCAACCGGATTCTGCGCGACGCCGCCACCCGCGGCCCGCTCAAGGGGCTTTTGGCCTACACCGAGTTGCCCCACGCCAGTTGTGATTTCAACCACGACCCGCATTCGGCGATTGTCGATGCCAGCCAGACCCGCGTTTCCGGCCCCAGGCTGGTGAACATCCTGGCCTGGTTCGACAACGAATGGGGTTTTGCCAACCGCATGCTGGATGTTGCGGAACATTATCTGCACATCGCCTCTAAACAACCTCAACAGTAA
- the tkt gene encoding transketolase encodes MPSRRERANAIRALSMDAVQKANSGHPGAPMGMADIAEVLWRDYLKHNPSNPSFADRDRFVLSNGHGSMLIYSLLHLTGYDVTIDDLKSFRQLHSRTPGHPEFGYTPGVETTTGPLGQGLANAVGFALAEKVLGAQFNRPGHDIVDHHTYVFLGDGCMMEGISHEVASLAGTLGLGKLIAFYDDNGISIDGEVEGWFTDDTPKRFEAYNWQVIRNVDGHDPEEIKTAIDTARKSAQPTLICCKTTIGFGSPNKQGKEDCHGAPLGDAEIALTREALKWNYGPFEIPADIAAEWDAKEKGLATEAEWDQRFAAYSAEFPELANELVRRLAGDLPADFSEKASAYIAEVAAKGETIASRKASQNTLNAFGPLLPEILGGSADLAGSNLTLWKGCKGVSAEDASGNYMYYGVREFGMSAIMNGVSLHGGLVPYGATFLMFMEYARNAVRMAALMKKRVIHVYTHDSIGLGEDGPTHQPVEQLTSLRTTPNLDTWRPADAVESAVAWKHAIERKDGPSALIFSRQNLQHQARTDAQIADISRGGYVLKDCIGEPELILISTGSEVGLTVQAYDKLTAQGRNVRVVSMPCTSVFEAQDAGYKQSVLPLQVSARIAIEAAHADYWYKYVGLEGRVIGMTTYGESAPAPALFEEFGFTLENILGQAEELLED; translated from the coding sequence ATGCCCAGCCGTCGTGAGCGTGCCAACGCTATTCGTGCCCTCAGCATGGATGCCGTGCAAAAAGCCAACAGCGGCCATCCCGGTGCCCCGATGGGCATGGCGGATATCGCCGAGGTGCTTTGGCGTGACTACCTGAAACACAACCCGAGCAACCCGTCGTTCGCCGACCGTGACCGCTTCGTGCTGTCCAACGGCCACGGCTCGATGCTGATCTATTCGCTGCTGCACCTGACCGGCTACGACGTCACCATCGACGACCTGAAAAGCTTCCGTCAGCTGCACAGCCGTACCCCGGGCCACCCGGAATTCGGCTACACCCCAGGCGTCGAGACCACCACCGGTCCCCTGGGCCAGGGCCTGGCCAACGCCGTTGGCTTCGCGCTGGCGGAGAAAGTCCTGGGCGCACAGTTCAACCGCCCCGGCCACGACATCGTCGACCACCACACCTACGTGTTCCTGGGTGATGGCTGCATGATGGAAGGCATTTCCCACGAAGTCGCCTCCCTGGCCGGTACCCTGGGCCTGGGCAAGCTGATTGCTTTCTACGATGACAACGGCATCTCCATCGACGGTGAAGTCGAAGGCTGGTTCACCGATGACACCCCCAAACGTTTCGAAGCCTACAACTGGCAGGTGATCCGCAACGTCGACGGTCACGACCCGGAAGAAATCAAGACCGCCATCGACACCGCCCGCAAGAGCGCGCAGCCGACCCTGATCTGCTGCAAGACCACCATCGGTTTCGGTTCGCCGAACAAGCAGGGCAAAGAAGACTGCCACGGCGCCCCGTTGGGTGACGCGGAAATCGCCCTGACCCGCGAAGCGTTGAAGTGGAACTACGGCCCGTTCGAAATTCCGGCTGATATTGCAGCCGAATGGGATGCCAAGGAAAAAGGCCTGGCGACCGAAGCCGAGTGGGACCAGCGTTTTGCTGCCTACTCCGCCGAATTCCCTGAGTTGGCCAATGAGTTGGTACGCCGCCTCGCCGGTGACCTGCCGGCCGACTTCTCGGAAAAAGCCTCGGCCTACATCGCCGAAGTCGCGGCCAAGGGCGAGACCATCGCCAGCCGTAAAGCCAGCCAGAACACCCTGAACGCTTTTGGCCCGCTGTTGCCGGAAATCCTCGGCGGTTCGGCCGACCTGGCCGGTTCCAACCTGACCCTGTGGAAAGGCTGCAAAGGCGTGTCGGCTGAAGACGCCAGCGGCAACTACATGTACTACGGCGTACGTGAGTTCGGCATGAGCGCCATCATGAACGGCGTATCCCTGCACGGCGGCCTGGTGCCTTACGGCGCGACCTTCCTGATGTTCATGGAATATGCGCGCAACGCCGTGCGCATGGCTGCGCTGATGAAGAAGCGTGTGATCCATGTGTACACCCACGACTCCATCGGCCTGGGCGAAGACGGCCCGACGCACCAGCCGGTCGAGCAATTGACCAGCCTGCGTACCACGCCGAACCTGGACACCTGGCGCCCGGCCGACGCGGTGGAATCCGCGGTGGCCTGGAAGCACGCCATCGAGCGCAAGGACGGCCCTTCGGCGCTGATCTTTTCGCGTCAGAACCTGCAGCACCAGGCGCGTACCGACGCGCAGATCGCCGACATCAGCCGTGGTGGTTATGTGCTGAAAGACTGCATCGGCGAGCCGGAGCTGATCCTGATCTCCACCGGTTCCGAAGTGGGCCTGACCGTTCAGGCGTACGACAAGCTGACCGCCCAGGGCCGCAACGTTCGCGTGGTGTCCATGCCTTGCACCAGCGTGTTCGAAGCCCAGGATGCCGGCTACAAGCAGTCGGTATTGCCATTGCAGGTCAGCGCGCGTATCGCCATCGAAGCGGCCCACGCCGACTACTGGTACAAGTACGTGGGCCTGGAAGGTCGCGTGATCGGCATGACCACCTACGGTGAGTCGGCGCCGGCGCCAGCCTTGTTTGAAGAATTCGGTTTCACCCTGGAAAACATCCTGGGTCAGGCTGAAGAGCTGCTGGAAGACTAA